GGACTTTTTCAACCTTGAAGAAAGAGAAAACATCTCTTCCCCCTTCTTGCTCACCTTCTACTGCATAGATAGGCAGGGCATTCGGTGTTTTGGTGTACTGATCCAGCACCTTTGCCATCTCATGACAATATGGGCAGCGATCAAGGTAAAGAAACAAAAGATATTCGGATTCTTTTTGATTCTCGAACTCAGTGATCGCATTCTTGCCGTTAAGGTTTGTTGCGAAAGTAAAATCCCCTTCACCTTTCGGCGGAGAAGAGGAACACGCCGCAAGAATAAAGATCAATCCCACCAACAAAAGATACAAAAGATATTTTATTTTTCGCATACGATCTTTCCTCCTTGATTTTTACTTTCTAACCTAGAAAAACGAAGAGAAAAACAAAAAAGCCCGCTTCGCTTCAACGCAAAGCAGGCCATTAAACTCCATCTGTTAAAAATGGGCAGGCTTCGCCCATCGAATTGTCAAGTATTATTTTAGCAGGTTTTTGTGCAAATGACAATAGACAGCGCAAAACTTACTTTCTTTCTTTTAGAATTCCGGGGCTTCTTTTCTCATCTTCGCTTCACTGGATACGGTAATCATCGGCTCCCAATTGCCGTGACCTATTAAATCAGTGATGGGGAAAAACATGGGCACGTGATAGTCTACTTGTACTCGCATCGGGTCTCCACTAAAAATCTTCACATCCCGCAGCGGATCAAACCTTTTTCCTGTCCAATAAGTTCTGTTCCCGTTTCTTTCGATGGCATCATAGATCCGCCATTCGGTGGAATACATTCCTACATTGATCTCGTAGAAGGTTTGACGTTCTTTGCTGATTTTTCCATTTGCCGAATCGTATATCTGATACTCAACGTTATAGAATCCCGGTGTAGAGGGAGCCGTCACCTCCACATCCGCACGATAGGTAATTCCTTTTGGCACCGATTTGGTTAAATTCACGGTTTGGGCACTTACGACTGTATTTCCACGCATCCAGCGAATTTGTATCTTCTTTTCACCACCAAAATCCGTCTCGTCCGTATTCGTAAATCCAATGCGAACGGTTTTCTTTTCGTTGGTCAGCCAGTCCTTCGGGAATGTGTTTTCCTCTACCCAATCCACATGAAATGCCTGATCTTCGATTTTGATCCCGGTGAAGGTTTGGATTTTATCCCCTCCAATATTTAACGAGGTGTTAAAAAGGTTGTATGTCACGTTATAATCCCCTGCTTGAAGATTCGGGGTGGTGAAACTAATGGTCTGCGCGTGCGCATTTCCTGCATTTACCGTAGCCGAAAGCGGGAAAGAAGATCGCAATACCAATGCATTATTCGAAGCACTCCGCCATTCAACGTCTATCCTAACGTTCGAGGGATTCCATGCCATATCCGACGGATTTCTCATTTTCACTGTAACGGTATTTGTTTCACCTTTTCTAAGCACGGACGGGAAAGTGTTGGTATTATCCCACTCTACTTTAAAGTTGGATTCTCTTACTTCGATTCCGCTAAAGGTTTGAATCCTTCCTGCTTCTGTCCCGCTTACGAGCTTATAGACTACGTTGTACATTCCCGTGGTAGAGGGAGCCTGAATGTTTAAAGTTTGTGTTAGCGTTCCTCCCGGATTTACGGTCGTGGAAACAGGATAGGTCGGAGCCTGAATCAAAAGATTATCCGAGGCTCTCCGCCATTCTACTTTGATACTTGTGTTGGTGGGGTTCCATGTTATTCCGTTTGAGGGGTTACTTAGGCGTAGTGTTACTGATTTTGTTTCTGCTTTTGTGAATGGAGTTGGGAAGGTGTTGTTTGTATCCCAGTTTACGTCAAAGCTGTTTAGCAATGTGATTTTAGCAAGACCATCGCCCGTTCTTCCTCCGTTCTGGGTGTAACCATTTTCTACCCCACCGATATACCCGGAGCCGCCACCACCGCCGGAATCATCATTGTCATCCCATCCTGAATAATCATTTCCTCCGGCACCTCCACCATACCATCCGCCGCCACCACCGCCGCCACCGCTGTTAGACCCAGTGGTATTTGAGCCTCCAACTCCAAAGTAGCCGTCAGAACCGTAATTATCGCCTCCAGAACCTCCTGATGTTTGGGTACCTCCTCCACCTCCGTATCTTGTATAAACGCTCCCCCCATCTCCTCCTGTTAATCCTCCTCCAGACCCACCATAACCTAGACTATTGTTGCCACCTTGCCCTCCACCACCACCTGCTACAATAATCCGTTGATCAAGACTCGTGCCTCCATAGCGTATATCCGTTCCGCCACCGCCGGACTGATCACTCCTTCCGTGACCGGAACCACCGCCATTCCATCCATTCCTACCGCCAACATAAACATAGAGAGTCTCACCAGCATTTAAAGTTTTCTCGCCTCGTGAATATCCCCCTTGACCGCCGTAAGTGCCTCCACCTTGAGCTCCCCATACTTCAAGCTTATATCTCCCTGTATACGGCGTTGTAAAAGTCTGGACTGAGCCGGTATAGTTAAACGTATACGTGGTTCCTGCCCCACCTCCGCTTCCGCTGATGGTTCCCGTCTTGTTTGTCGGCGAGGTTGTATCTGCCCTTACGGTCGTGATATTGCCGTATTGCATATCGATGTCGTTAATTGCCGCTTGATATACATCTTCCGCGTAACCGACATTTTCGTAATTTATTACTTTATCGTGGATGCGGATAAAACTTCCTCCATTTGCATAACGGAATAGATAACCGCTTATATTACCGTTTGCGTCTCGAGCAAGAATAACATCTGGGCTGTATCCATTTCTAAGCGGACGTACTGATTCCCATCTATTTTTAATGCCCAAGGATGACCCTTCTTGCGTGATTTCCGTAAGACTACCTGTAACGAAGGTTTCTTCAAACCCTAAAACGCTTTTTGTTCCTTGCACACCCCAAGTGTCTATGTTTACGTTGTTATATCCCCTGTAATAAAGTGGAATATCTCCAACCCATACGATTTTTCCTCCTGCATCAAGATATTTCCGAAATGTTGCTTGTGGCGACTCATTTTCAAGAATGGTGTCAGGTGCAATATCTTGAGCGAAAACAACAACAGTATTTTTCGCGGTTCCGTTGCTTATCTGCTCTACCATCCACGTTTTTAATTGATCGGCATTTAGCCCACGAAAACCTTTTTCTTTAAGAAAATCTTTTAATTTACCCGATGTTGGCGTCCAGGACTGCCAATACCGCGTATCATCGAAGAAGATTTTATCTTCTCTGGATGAATTACCTTCTTCTTTTATCCTAAATTGCGATCCCGGAATAATAGAAAAGTCTGTATCCCCCGGTTTCTTCCAGGCTACTACTAACCCTTCTCCACCATCCCATTGTTGCATTCTTGCTTCAAAAGCGTGCCATCCTTTAGTAAGAGTGACCGCTGTATTATGATCAAAATTACCTCCGCCGGATTCTCTACTCATCCCGTGGGGGCCATACCATGATAGAATCACGTTATCATCAATGAGAATTTCAGAAGCATCATCACTATCTACGGCAAATGAATATTTTCCGTTTTCAGGGATATAAATTTCTCCGTAAGCCCTCCACGCATAATGACCATAAGCTCCAACGGGTAAATATGAGGGTTTTGGCCCGTAAAACGAAATACCTGTATGCCATTGGTGCCACTCGATTGACCCCTCATGGATTCCCTTTCCTCCTAAAACGGGAGTATTAAAACGTAGCAGGAAACTTTCTTTAATTTGAACTCCCTCTTCAAATGGGTAAAATTTATCCATCAAGACTTCCTGATTTACTTCTGTGGGACCGTTTTTTGATACCCGCCAAAACCCATCGGGCTGGAGGGCGCCATAATTGTTGCTGTAGTCCTTATCGTTCCACCCGTGTATATCCGCCAACTCTTGATCGTCAATCGGTATATTCCCGTCCGGAGCAAGTTTAACGTCGATGTAATCCGCTGATCCCCAATTTCTTATGCTAATATCAAGTGCTCTCAGGTTCTCTTTTTGTTCCGTCACGTGAGTTGCCGTTACCTTATACACTCCACCGCCTAGATTTTCGATGGTAGGGGATACGAAATAATGCCCGTGTTTATCTGTATAAAAAGTAATCATGATATCCGGCATTACAAAATTATTTGGCGTAAAGATCGACTCAAACTCATCATGATTATTCGCATATTTTTTTCCATCCGAATTAGGCGTAGGGTCTTTCCAGTTCGTAATATCCACCCATTCATAATTT
The DNA window shown above is from Thermicanus aegyptius DSM 12793 and carries:
- a CDS encoding thioredoxin family protein, whose product is MRKIKYLLYLLLVGLIFILAACSSSPPKGEGDFTFATNLNGKNAITEFENQKESEYLLFLYLDRCPYCHEMAKVLDQYTKTPNALPIYAVEGEQEGGRDVFSFFKVEKVPVLVHMKDVNGRKVEIGRIVGAGASVEEIQKFVERK
- a CDS encoding glycine-rich protein, translating into MRILSKMKRILKDKRGEYIEYLIAAPVFFFIVIGGIVGYQLYEAKQVVTSAAWEGAREMATNGSEEEARYKVYQIVSAHLPTGTISSTGVQDNVPDGYITGVLSKSGNEYRLSSLGLVSLKPADEVMRAKLDGLIGKTVAIKAEEVKKPPQDVPSNDQVEGVKGTGQLNYEWVDITNWKDPTPNSDGKKYANNHDEFESIFTPNNFVMPDIMITFYTDKHGHYFVSPTIENLGGGVYKVTATHVTEQKENLRALDISIRNWGSADYIDVKLAPDGNIPIDDQELADIHGWNDKDYSNNYGALQPDGFWRVSKNGPTEVNQEVLMDKFYPFEEGVQIKESFLLRFNTPVLGGKGIHEGSIEWHQWHTGISFYGPKPSYLPVGAYGHYAWRAYGEIYIPENGKYSFAVDSDDASEILIDDNVILSWYGPHGMSRESGGGNFDHNTAVTLTKGWHAFEARMQQWDGGEGLVVAWKKPGDTDFSIIPGSQFRIKEEGNSSREDKIFFDDTRYWQSWTPTSGKLKDFLKEKGFRGLNADQLKTWMVEQISNGTAKNTVVVFAQDIAPDTILENESPQATFRKYLDAGGKIVWVGDIPLYYRGYNNVNIDTWGVQGTKSVLGFEETFVTGSLTEITQEGSSLGIKNRWESVRPLRNGYSPDVILARDANGNISGYLFRYANGGSFIRIHDKVINYENVGYAEDVYQAAINDIDMQYGNITTVRADTTSPTNKTGTISGSGGGAGTTYTFNYTGSVQTFTTPYTGRYKLEVWGAQGGGTYGGQGGYSRGEKTLNAGETLYVYVGGRNGWNGGGSGHGRSDQSGGGGTDIRYGGTSLDQRIIVAGGGGGQGGNNSLGYGGSGGGLTGGDGGSVYTRYGGGGGTQTSGGSGGDNYGSDGYFGVGGSNTTGSNSGGGGGGGGWYGGGAGGNDYSGWDDNDDSGGGGGSGYIGGVENGYTQNGGRTGDGLAKITLLNSFDVNWDTNNTFPTPFTKAETKSVTLRLSNPSNGITWNPTNTSIKVEWRRASDNLLIQAPTYPVSTTVNPGGTLTQTLNIQAPSTTGMYNVVYKLVSGTEAGRIQTFSGIEVRESNFKVEWDNTNTFPSVLRKGETNTVTVKMRNPSDMAWNPSNVRIDVEWRSASNNALVLRSSFPLSATVNAGNAHAQTISFTTPNLQAGDYNVTYNLFNTSLNIGGDKIQTFTGIKIEDQAFHVDWVEENTFPKDWLTNEKKTVRIGFTNTDETDFGGEKKIQIRWMRGNTVVSAQTVNLTKSVPKGITYRADVEVTAPSTPGFYNVEYQIYDSANGKISKERQTFYEINVGMYSTEWRIYDAIERNGNRTYWTGKRFDPLRDVKIFSGDPMRVQVDYHVPMFFPITDLIGHGNWEPMITVSSEAKMRKEAPEF